In the Balaenoptera ricei isolate mBalRic1 chromosome 1, mBalRic1.hap2, whole genome shotgun sequence genome, GTACACAAGCCATTTAGAAATCCTTGAGCCTGTGAAGGAGGATCCAAGGATCCCCCTTTTCCTGCTACTCCCAAAGCAGCCATGTTGCTAAGTCCCAGAAAGTCCTGGAAACAGCACAGAAGTGTTTCTGCCCTAAAGATACATTCTAGTGTCTCATGGGAGGAGCCGCCACGAGCCTCAGGCCACGTAGCGGTACTGGTTGGGACTGTCCTGGTCTCTCTCCATGTAGTCTCTGTCTATGAGAGATTCGATTCTCTTTTTCAAATCTCCAGGCTTGATGAGAAACTTCAGCTGATTATACAATTCGGAAACGAGCAGGTTGTGGCCCAGCGTTTTTCTCATCTTCATTATCCTGACGATGGCGGTGTCGATCTGGTACTGCCGGTCCTGGAACACGCGCTCTGTGGTGCTGACCTGCTCTTCAACGGTTTCCTTCATCTGAATTTGATTGATCTTGATCCGAAACAACTTGTGCTTGAATTCTCCACTGAAGATGAATTTGTCTCCGTCTTCGACCTCCCTTCCTTTGGGACTTTTGATCAGGACGCGTGCTTTCCCACAGGCCAGGGACTGCAATGTCCTCCGCAGCTCGTTGTCCTCTATCCCAGTGGCCAACTTTATGTCCTCAAAGCTGAATCCGTCCCCTTCGTTGAACACGAGAAGCACCAGCGTCTGGAACAGCGACACCTGGaactccttctttccctctttaaACTCTGCTTTCAACACGGCGTGACCCAGCGTAGTTTGCCACTGAAGCTTTCAACTGCTGTGCTTTCCAAGATAAAACGTCTTGAATACTTCCTGAAGTTTAATCATTTCTGGAGTTAGATGTACTTCCATGGGGGTGTACGTTGGCCAGTATCCCATCGTAAGTATGTTCACTGTCAGGTCTATAGAGCCTGGGTCACTTTGATTCTGTATATACTGCTTGAAATGAACCATGATGTCCTTAGAGAGCTCCATGTCCTTGAACATGCCTTCCAGCTTGCTGGTGAAAGCAGCCCCACACTCGTGCTTCAGCTTCGACAGCATAGACTTTTCAGCATCAACGGAGGCACTTTTTCCAACGAGGAGTCTTTTTGCCCAATCTTTCTTATAAAATGCTTCAAAGACATCTTTACTGTGAATGAACCAGAATAGGACCATGATCTTGTCCAGGATCCTCTCCAGCT is a window encoding:
- the LOC132353333 gene encoding LOW QUALITY PROTEIN: cullin-4A-like (The sequence of the model RefSeq protein was modified relative to this genomic sequence to represent the inferred CDS: inserted 2 bases in 1 codon; substituted 1 base at 1 genomic stop codon) — translated: MIRSIFLFLDRTYVLQNSVLPSIWDMGYELFRNHIISDKMVQTKTIDGILLLIKRGSGEAVDRSLLGMLSDLQVYKDSFELKFLEETNCLYAAEGQRLMQEREVPEYLXHVSKHLGEEGDRVITYLDHSTQKPRIACVEKQLLGEHLTAILQKGLDHLLDENRVPDLAQLYQLFSHVRGGQQALLQHWSEYIKTFGTTIVINPEKDKDTAQDLLDFKDRVDHVIEVCFQRSEKFINLMKESFESFINKRPNKPAELIAKHVDSKLRAGNKEATDEELERILDKIMVLFWFIHSKDVFEAFYKKDWAKRLLVGKSASVDAEKSMLSKLKHECGAAFTSKLEGMFKDMELSKDIMVHFKQYIQNQSDPGSIDLTVNILTMGYWPTYTPMEVHLTPEMIKLQEVFKTFYLGKHSSXKLQWQTTLGHAVLKAEFKEGKKEFQVSLFQTLVLLVFNEGDGFSFEDIKLATGIEDNELRRTLQSLACGKARVLIKSPKGREVEDGDKFIFSGEFKHKLFRIKINQIQMKETVEEQVSTTERVFQDRQYQIDTAIVRIMKMRKTLGHNLLVSELYNQLKFLIKPGDLKKRIESLIDRDYMERDQDSPNQYRYVA